The genomic region ACGGTGAGAAATAATTTGACTTACTAACAATCTCTATTGTGAGAAACCATGTGCATCTAGTGACACTGTGGCTAGGTACACAGGTATTCAGCGTATGTATCATCTATAGTATAAAATCTAAAAACCAGATTGGAATTTGACTTCCTCATTTTTATGGAGTGATTTCTTCTCCATGATAGTAGAAGGTCAGTTTTTCATAACGGTAGTGTAACACTGTACAAATCAAAGGGGGTGACAGCTTTCTGCTGTGGAGACAGTCCTGCCAAGCATGGAGGAGGGGACTGGTGGAAGAAGGGCAGATGAACAAGTAACCATGCTTAAGCTAGATGTATCTAGCTCTGACCAATACCTGATGGGAAGCCACCTAGTGGTGCTGCTGGGGAAGAATAGCCTTGAAATACTTGGTTTTTCAAGAGCTTCTCTTTTTGCTGATAAAGCATCTCACATACAAAAAGAAGAATGTTTTATTGTCTGTCTAATCTGTACAACTCTTATATATCATCTCTTTCTTTCGGGGGTAAATTCCCAACCTTCCTAATTTCTGGGATTGGTTTGAAAACAGTACAGGTAGGAACCTCAGAAAGCCAGTATGGTGGTTCATCAAGGGAAAGAACTTCTTTGACCAGCACAACTTTCTAATTTGTCTTCCTTCCCTGTTGTGTACACCCTTACAGTGTGCCTCACCTCACTTCTGCCCTTGGCCATTTCTGAACTCATCTTGTAAAATCAAGTGTTTAAAATTGGTGTGAAATGAAATCACACAAGTAGAGAAATCTATAGGACTTGAATGCAGCATCAAGTGGAGAAAGTGGGAACACATTCTCTATGTTTGATGGATATTTTCTACAGCCAGGCCCAGTTTGAGGAGACCAGGCATCAAGTCCAAAAGCAGGCAGTGGTGGGACAATGGAGGCCActtgcaacagccaccagagGACAGGAGCTGCAGCAGCCAGAGCCTGCTGCCAAGGACTGTGTCAGTATGGATGAGAACCAATCCATTGCTCAACTGAACGTCTCCCGCTTGCGCAGTTCCTCTGTGGAGATCCGTGAGAAGGGGTCAGAGTTCCTGAAAGAGGAGCTTCGCAGAGCTCAGAAGGTACATTTTTGCAAAGTGAGAACAACAAAAGTTGTGAGTAGAGTCATGTGTGCTCTCATACCTATGGCTGCGTGATTCTGTATGAGCTGCTTCTGAATTGCTCATCAATAAGTGTTTTGAGTATACCTTAGGAAACTGCTCTTTGGGGCCACTGAAATGTTGTTGCCTTCCAGTTTTTGAGATCTGCATTGATTATCCTCTGTTAAGCTAATGTCTATTAATGAATAAGGCACTGAGTGTGGAAGAAACCAGAAACCCACTGGAGAGACAAGCCATACAAACCATCTTTTAGTATTTAGTGCATTTAAGTTTCCTTTAACATATTATTGCACAGTATTTTATGAGTTTATAAGCTTTATGTGAGCTGTTTACTTGGAAGTGCATTTTATGCCTCTAATAACTGGtgggtcatttccacacgtcctggcaTAGCACTATACTCATGCAACGAAGGCaccttcctagcatgatttctgtttttgtggcatgatgacatcaggaaTCACGCCAGGAAGGCACTTTCGTTGCATGAATTTAGCGAtatgccaggatgtgtggaaacgaccGTGGTCTTGGATTTTATACTCATGACAAATGTGTATAATTAATCTTTCTGAGTATTTCTTTAATTACTTCTTGTTTAAAAAGTGTGGTTGATATatcaatacaactatttttcatGTGTTTGATGCTTAATAAAGATTGAGATAAGTCTATGTTCCCTTAATACTTATTAGTTATTACAAAAATGAAACCTCTAAATTCAGAGGCAGAATACTTCTGACTTACAGATGACTGGGACATAAATGTTTGCTTCTGGGCAAAATTCAGAGTACTAGTTTTTACCTTGATAATTTTATGgttggttttattattttattgtattagttatgtatttatttaagagATTTCTATGTTGCATCATCAGAATCCTGCTTGAGGCATCTTGCAATTCAAATAATAaattaacaatataaaaacaagctaGTAAAACAAGTCCAGGGGCATAAAATAGCATACAATAGACCTCAGACCTGAAGCCGTTCATTTTAAAGCTGAAAAGATTGAACCGCTAATTAAAAATCTAGGTAAAAGGATACATTTTGGCCTTGCAGCTGAAGTAGGTGTCATGTGAACCTCAAGGGGGACAGCATTCCAAAGGTCAGGTGCTACTACAGAAAATACTCTCACACACacctttttattttgtgagctgcctcaagaaGGTCTCTGAAGTGGAAAAATATTAAATTTCCTAGTAGGTATGTGTATACTGCCATGATGCCCTTCTTGTgtcttttcccagagaatctgCTTGGGTTGAGACTGAATTAGACAGGTGGCCCTTGGTCTCATTCTGCAAGAGTGGCCTTATTATGCTTTTATCCTAATAGACCATGACATTGGTAGTTAGTTCATtctgagacccaaagcagcttacattgttcaccCAGGAAGATTCCATgacaaagtgaggatttgaacctggatctcccagatcctagtctgacactctaaccactacactacactatcATAAACATAGGCTGGCAAGAGATCTGTAGTTTTCAAGGTGTGACAGACCTCCCTAAGGAGTTACGAGATGCACTAGAAGAGAGGTGAGCTCTGAGCTAACTTTCCTACTTCCCCATCTAGATgtacctcagggccaagctacaagtgatgaatgacacaggttggacacttgccagcttccctcaagttttgatgggaaatgtaggcagcttggcagaatgttggacaagtgacagttgaaaagtccattggacagcagtcagagagccaagctgcaagaccaggatgcctacgtttcccatcaaaacttgagggaagctgacaagtgtccaacctgtgtaattcgtagcttggccctcagtctgcttCCAGTCCCTGTTATGATCGGTCATTCTCTAGGCCCATTAACACGGCTAGCTGAACATATTTTTGTGTGGTGTACTTTCTTCTTGGTTTCAGGAAGCTCAGATTATGACTCCTACCACCTCCACTTTCATAATATATTCTGAGAATCTTAGAATCTGGAGAATCAGTAGCCGTAGGGAATGGGGCTGTAGCTCATTGGTAGAGTTCTAGGTTGTATCCCTGgtttctcctgttaaaaggatctcCAAGTATCAGGGATGTGAAAAACCTTTGGCCTTTGAAAATATTGTTGCTTGTTAGTTAAGATAATACTGGCATAGGTGGGCAACTGGTATAAGGGAACTCCTTACATGAGAGTGTCTGTGGGGGAGTTCTACATCCTTATGGTTATATGGGGGGAGGTCCTTGCCGTATGCATGCAGTTTTGGTTTCTCATGTTTTGCCCTCTGCAGGAGTTGAAGTTGAAAGATGAAGAATGTGAAAGACTTTCAAAAGTGAGAGAACAGCTGGAACAGGAACTGGAAGAGTTAACAGCAAGTTTGTTTGAGGTATTGCCCCATTCTTAATCTGAGATCAGAACCTCAAAGGATGTTACTAATCTTGCAGAACCAAATTTAAGACCTCTTTTAAATGACCAGTATACACATGAAGTTTGTGAATATATGCATACGTATGTACATGCACCTATACAGAGCACTTCTCATTCTCCAGCTGTGCTGGAACTGACTGCAGAGAACCAAATTTATACAAATAGCCAGATTACATGTGTGAGACAAGCTATACTACTTCAGACTGTAGGTAAGAGGGTGGCATGTTTGGGTACTCATAGAATAAATTCCCTGCAGTGAGAAAACCAGTATGTTAGAGTGAATAGTTCTTGCCTAGCCTCCTCCTTGGTACAATAATTTTCTGTGTTCAGACAGTTGTTAATTGGGGAACACTGAAGTGAGTGATTTCCCCCGAAAGGCATAGAACCAAGGGCCACAAGAATTGTAATTGTCCTGATAGCACAGCTCGGTTCTGAAGAAGGTCCATCTTCTACAGATGTTACTGTGTgatctgctgtgtgtgtgtgcgtgcatgcatgtgtgtgtgtgtgtgtgtagcacaTACAGTAGAGAGACTGTAGCTCACCTTAGCTTAATGTTGCTGATACTTATATAGCATGGTAACTTCGGATCTTCCACATTGGTGAAagttttaaaattgaaaaaatgCCTTAGACTTAATCAGActtgctctgttttttaaaaaatggttgtaTATGACTGTACGTAGTATGATTGGGGCTGTGCATTGCATTACATTGAATACCTGACTGCATTATTTACTGACATAATTCTTCATATTTCTTCACTCTTTGCTACAGGAAGCACATAAGATGGTTCGGGAAGCAAACACCAAACAAGCAGCATCAGAGAAACAGCTGAGGGAGGCACGAGGGAAGGTGGGTTCTATCTGTCTTAGAATAGCTACATGTGGTCCCTTTCTCTTctaaaaaattataaatatagtAGTCAGTATAAAAATCATATAAGATCTTAGAAAAATATATTACGTTTTCTTcaatgagctcagggcagtatatATTGTTCactcctcctctattttatcttcacaacaaccttttgaggtagCTTTGACTAGGAGAGAATGACTGACCCACTGAATTTCACAGCATGGGATCTGAACCTGGACCTCTGCCCCCAGATTCTAGTCCTCACTCACACCACTGCACCATACTGACTCTCTAACACAGTCACATCATGGAAACAGCATAATGTCAGCCCTTGTTTGTTTAGCATTTCGTAGCATTCTAATTTCTAAATGAATTCCAGTTTTCTCTACAGTTGCTAATGCTTTGATGGTCTTCCATAGCCTGGAGACAAGAGCCATTTTTTCCCATTGTAGCAAATTTTAACACCCCATGCAGGAAGCCTGGGGGTCTCAGGGGGCCTCCACTGTTTGGAATAGGTTAACCTTCCTGCAACAAGTATTTCCTGCTTCCTGGGGacagttccttcttgtagattgCCAACGAATGGTACGTCTGGTTTTAAGACAGCTAATAGCTGAGTCCATTATCTGAGTCCCAAGTCACTTAGCTTTCCTAACAACATCAATATTTCTAACACCTTGGCCTATAATTTCTTATTTTGAATAGCCCTGGTGTTAAATATCATTGTGCAGGTATCATTCTTATTGAACTAGGTCTAGttcttaacaaaacaaaaccaactgTACAAAGCTTCTTCCTAGGTACTATTTTAAAATAACTCTGTTTATGTAATAGATTGACAAAGTGTTGATATTCAtcataaattgtgtgtgtgtatctgcgtgtttgtgtgtgtgagagagagaccaaAATAGCACAACAAAAATGCAATTTCAGGTTTATCTGTGACTGAACCACTCTGAACCTTTCCAGGTCCTGTGCCTTTTCCTTGACTGGCTGTTCCCtattccacccacccccctcacagaaaggaaagggggaCTTGGAGGGCTGCCTTTTGGGATTGGAACTTACAGCTTCCAGTCAGGCAAATTCAACTTGGGTCATCCATCATCCTTTGAGATGATGCAAACTCCTCTATCTGAGGCCTGGGATTAGGAAATCAATCTTTTTTGAGGCTTTGTGGATAAGTACAGAATTGCAGAGTACATGAATGTTTCATTAAATCAATGTCCCAAGTGGCTTTTAGGAAATAAGGACTCTAATAAATGCATAGCAAAGTCAATAAAAGAGGTATTTGATTCTAACTGAAATTTACAGAACTCTTCTAAGGCTGAGAACAGGTAAGGCATTTTTCTGGTGGTTTGCCAAAATGGAGATCATTGAACAATGCAGCAGATTATTGGAGGATGCTACAGGCTGCTGCAGTGCAGTCCCACTCTAAAAATTATGAAGGATCACTGTTGAACTGTTCTTCATATAGCTATGGGCCTAATTAACAAGGGAACAGGATGGTAGAAGTCTTGATCAACCAGTCTGTGAATAAGAAGGGGGGACATTGAGGACACTATTGACTAGGTGTTATAGTTTCAGCAGTTGGTAGAACCAGTTTATCCAGCATCTCTGCTATAACCAATACCCAGAAGAAATGCCTAAAGGCTTTTGAAAGGAACCCACAGATAGTTGTTGAGAAATGTAGGCAGATGATCCTATTGTTTGTGGCTGCAGCACCATCTATTGGCAGGGTGAAAGCAAAACACCAAAGATTTTCTGTCTCTTTATGCAGTTGGCGCCTTGAGTGTATGCAGTTGGTAATCCAGCCAAATGAAGTAGAAATGCTGAATTTATGGTCCAGGGATTTTTACATTTTAGCTTTTCCAGCTCTGACTGTGAGACaaataagggggaggggaagaacaagGATTAGCTGGCCAGAAATGTATTAACACCCCTGCCTTGCCAAAGAATTTCTGCTATTATTACTGAAAACCTTTGCTTCTCTCAAATTTCATGTGTTGGTTTCCCTGTGTAATATCACCacaaaagtttgttttaaaattgtcAAAAATGGATTCTCTCTTTAATTTTGGGCCAAGTAAATTTTGCCCACTGTTTGGATACTTTCTTTACCACTCTTTGACTTCTACAAAGTTAGCCAGCACAGCTTGTCTAGAAACCTGCATTATTTGTCAGTCCCCTATGCAGGAAaccccctatttatttatttatttatttatttaatcatatttatattccgccctcctcgcgGAATAGCctgggtataaatcaaataatagTTTTCTGTAAGCAAAACTACAAATATACCCAATACTGCTAAGAGCGTGCTGCAAAGAGATGCACCTCATCCTGCTTTGGAACATGTATTTCAGCTACCTGAGAGGCAGGAAAAGGATAAaggtttaaaatattaaaaaaaacaagttttGTAGTAAATAAAGTGTATTTGGATAGAAACAGTCTCACAAAGTCATAATAGGACTAGCCGTCCATTTGGATATCAGATTAAACTTTGTAATGCTGGAATCACTGGCTCTTTAATAATATcaaacacattatagcatataaattgttgccaaaattattcacattttaACAATAAACACATCCTTTAAAATGTTGTATATGTTTTTAGTACACATAggaattatcattatctaatgtTGCAGGTTTTTGAATAAAACTTTTTATGCTAAACACTTTAAGCCAGTAAAACTTTGCCTTTCACTCATctaaaaaggaaatattttaagGGATTTCTGTTAGTATGCCcccaaattttccattttttttctgttgggaAACTGAAAACAAGTCAttcaaaagaagggggaaagggttttttttttaacgtttGTCTGGTCCTTCGTTTCTGTACAATAGTGAATCTAAAACATCTTGAAACACTTTGTGACCCCTCTAGAATTTTCAAAAGCTAATGGAGTTGAATGGGGTTGAGTGAACTACTAAATATTCCCCAAGACCAGACAGTGGCCCCATACTACCTGGATTTTGGGCAGGACATCTGCTTCCTTTGTAGGAACTTGTCCTTTGCTGACCAGAGAGGACAATGTTGGACTCCTAACCTTTCTATTCTGACACCCAGATTGACATGCTGCAGGCAGAAGTGACAGCCTTGAAGACTTTGGTAATAACATCCACTCCTTCCTCTCCAAACCGGGAGCTGCACCCCCAGCTCCAAAGCCCTTCAAAAACAACCTTCAGGAAAGGGCACGGACGCAACAGAAGCACCAGCAGCGCTGTTGTCACTGCCACAAGCCAGAGCACACCGTTGGAGCCAGTTAGCAGTGAGTTCAAAGAGGTGCGTCCACTTTATTTGCCAGCTTCACAGCTTGGGGTGAGGTATAGGGGTTGCTActaagcctggagaaaaatgtcctgtcccttttaaTAGAGGATTAATGGGTGATGTGGTTTACCTCTATGCCATTAAAAATCTACAACCCATGTCCACACACTAAGCCTCTATTAGAGAGATAGGACAGTTTTTGCTAATCCTCTTGGCAACCGTAGTAAGGTACTGGTTACTGCATACTTTCCACAGGGGTGATATGATCAGGGGTCCGAGGAAAGGTCTTTTGTCTTGAGAATCTTTCTTTGTTCCATTAAAGCAGGGGATCAAGTAACCTGCACTGATTGTGTGAGCCTGGGCAGGTTCTCAAGCTGCACCAGGCCAAGCTCAATAATAAAAGGCTGCTAGGGGTGTGTGTTGGGGTTCTTTAAATCCAAGCATAGGTCAACACTTGAAAGATCTCCTTAGATGCTGGGGAAAGATCTCCTTAGATGCTGGGGATGCCTGATGTTTCTTGAGGGGCACTCAGCACCTTTATGAGTAgggtctttctctccttctcacatcattttgctttctctctttgtctttctgtctatccatctgtctgactgtctcatTCCTTAAAGTCTGGGGTGCCCACTCTTCTCTCCCTGCTTCTCTGTATCGTCCCTGCGAAGGCGATCCACATCACTTATGAGCCAGGCTGGCAGTCCCTGGCAACAgactcttccttctcttcttctccctcATGGCAGGTAATCTCTCTCAACTTGGGGCAGTAGTAGGGTGACCCCAATGCATAGGAGGACCAGTCTTCTGTAGTAGGTGGGGGAGGGAATGGTCACTTTGGCAGGTAAATCTTCTTATGCAAGTATGAGAAAACCTACTCTTATTGAAAATCCTTGTTTGCAAATATAATAGACCAGGGGCCTGGTTCTGCTTCACATTGGGTCACCCTAAATGTTAACAAAGGTACTGAGGTTGAGGAAAGACAGTAAAGTTTGGGCACAATAGCCTCTTACACCTCCCACGTTTGGGTTCTTTTTTTTCATACTAACAcccattttttgttttatttctcttaATTGTTTTTCCATATTGTGGCTCTGAAGTTGTCTCCTTGCATCAGGTGAGCAGCATCTGTAGCATAGTGCTTCCATACTGTCCACTCAGACTTTTCTTTGGGGGTTgggcatctttattcacttcttatGTTCTTCTCATGTCTGTGTCTGTTTTCTTTATCAAATATTTGGGTTTAATAATAATGGCAGGGAGGAGCAAAAATAATTATCTAAATATGCACTTTTGGGATCTGCTTCTTCCTTAAAGATCCACACAGACTTGGAACAGCTCAGTTGCTTCTGCTGTTCAGCAGTGTGCCTCATATTTGAGGTATTCTGGGATTTCCTAAGCCTGAAGGGCATGCTGGGAATAGTTGGGGTTGCAGGATAGTG from Eublepharis macularius isolate TG4126 chromosome 2, MPM_Emac_v1.0, whole genome shotgun sequence harbors:
- the LOC129324702 gene encoding guanine nucleotide exchange factor for Rab-3A-like isoform X2, with protein sequence MWGQAQFEETRHQVQKQAVVGQWRPLATATRGQELQQPEPAAKDCVSMDENQSIAQLNVSRLRSSSVEIREKGSEFLKEELRRAQKELKLKDEECERLSKVREQLEQELEELTASLFEEAHKMVREANTKQAASEKQLREARGKIDMLQAEVTALKTLVITSTPSSPNRELHPQLQSPSKTTFRKGHGRNRSTSSAVVTATSQSTPLEPVSSEFKEVDSILFTEFQAWKESPSLDKSCPFLERIYQEDVGPCLDFTKHELSELVQAAVEQNTLTIEPVATQALPVVKVSAIECGGPKKCALSGLSRACRHRIKLGDSGNYYYISPSCRARITAVCNFFTYIRYIQQGLVRQDAELMYWEIMRLRKEMSLTKLGFYSSEM
- the LOC129324702 gene encoding guanine nucleotide exchange factor for Rab-3A-like isoform X1 — encoded protein: MWGQAQFEETRHQVQKQAVVGQWRPLATATRGQELQQPEPAAKDCVSMDENQSIAQLNVSRLRSSSVEIREKGSEFLKEELRRAQKELKLKDEECERLSKVREQLEQELEELTASLFEEAHKMVREANTKQAASEKQLREARGKIDMLQAEVTALKTLVITSTPSSPNRELHPQLQSPSKTTFRKGHGRNRSTSSAVVTATSQSTPLEPVSSEFKEVDSILFTEFQAWKESPSLDKSCPFLERIYQEDVGPCLDFTKHELSELVQAAVEQNTLTIEPVATQALPVVKVSAIECGGPNGFQSQIVTKCALSGLSRACRHRIKLGDSGNYYYISPSCRARITAVCNFFTYIRYIQQGLVRQDAELMYWEIMRLRKEMSLTKLGFYSSEM